The Hymenobacter sp. 5317J-9 genome has a window encoding:
- the murB gene encoding UDP-N-acetylmuramate dehydrogenase, with translation MLLEENVSLRPYNTFGLDVKARYFARFASADELRELLKLPQVQAADKLILGGGSNLLFTRDFDGVVLKNEIRGLEIMSEDADDSTALVRAGAGESWHGLVEYSLDQQLSGIENLSLIPGTVGAAPLQNIGAYGAELRDTFDHLEAVEMGTGALRVFTAGECGFGYRESVFKNTLKNQFVVTAVVLRLHRQARPNVRYGAIAETLAEMGIEGEPTPHDVSRAVVHIRRSKLPDPAEIGNAGSFFKNPEVSQAKFDQLKSQYPDLPGYPVPGGVKVPAGWLIERAGWKGLRRGAGAGTHGVHARQALVLVNHGGATGAEVRALAEEIIASVREQFAVELHPEVNIL, from the coding sequence ATGCTACTCGAAGAAAACGTCTCCCTCCGCCCCTACAACACCTTTGGCCTCGACGTGAAGGCCCGCTATTTCGCCCGCTTTGCCTCGGCTGATGAGCTGCGTGAGCTCCTGAAGCTGCCCCAAGTGCAGGCTGCCGACAAGCTCATTCTCGGCGGCGGCTCCAACCTGCTGTTCACCCGGGATTTCGACGGCGTGGTGCTCAAGAACGAGATTCGCGGGCTTGAAATCATGAGCGAAGATGCCGACGACTCAACGGCCCTTGTCCGCGCCGGGGCTGGCGAAAGCTGGCACGGCCTCGTGGAATACTCGCTGGACCAGCAGCTGAGCGGCATCGAGAACCTCTCCCTCATTCCCGGCACGGTGGGCGCGGCGCCGCTGCAAAACATCGGCGCCTACGGGGCCGAGCTGCGCGACACTTTCGACCACCTCGAAGCCGTGGAAATGGGCACCGGCGCGCTGCGCGTGTTCACGGCCGGCGAGTGCGGCTTCGGCTACCGCGAAAGCGTGTTCAAAAACACCCTAAAAAACCAGTTTGTGGTCACGGCCGTGGTGCTACGCCTGCACCGCCAGGCCCGGCCCAACGTGCGCTACGGCGCCATTGCCGAAACGCTGGCCGAAATGGGCATCGAGGGCGAGCCCACCCCGCACGACGTGAGCCGGGCCGTGGTGCACATCCGCCGCAGCAAGCTGCCCGACCCGGCCGAAATCGGCAACGCGGGCTCTTTCTTCAAGAACCCCGAAGTGTCGCAGGCCAAATTCGACCAACTCAAAAGCCAGTACCCCGACCTGCCCGGCTATCCCGTGCCCGGCGGCGTGAAGGTGCCGGCCGGCTGGCTCATCGAGCGGGCCGGCTGGAAAGGGCTGCGGCGCGGCGCCGGCGCCGGCACCCACGGCGTGCACGCCCGCCAGGCCCTGGTACTGGTGAACCACGGCGGTGCCACCGGCGCCGAAGTGCGCGCCCTGGCCGAAGAAATCATTGCTTCGGTGCGCGAGCAGTTTGCGGTCGAGCTTCACCCGGAAGTTAATATTTTGTGA
- a CDS encoding THUMP domain-containing protein: protein MHLTATTQFGLEELLADELYDLGADITHVGSRAVEFIGDHRLLYEVALWSRLSMRLLRPFAAFYAADEKALYREVSRIDWQDFIGPGQTFAITPVVNRSTFEHSLFVAQLTKDAIVDQFRKRTGERPSIDTRNPDIRLHLRMTENEVILSLDAAGDSLHRRGYRQGTNEAPLNEVLAAGLVLLSGWDGKKPLIDPLCGSATILTEAGLMCQRIAPGLFHQGKFGFENWYDFDPKLWEQVREEAKAQRLEEPQAYLAGSDLDPKVIEMAAANITAAGLEDCVRLSVRDVKDAQAPAKEEPGIVLTNPPYGERIGEEAQMAALYKTIGDTLKTNFQGYNAFVFTGNLEAAKSVGLKPARRIPLFNGPIDCRLLKYELYRGSRREPKPAEGPAQN from the coding sequence ATGCACCTCACCGCCACTACCCAGTTCGGCCTGGAAGAACTCCTCGCCGACGAACTATACGACCTCGGGGCCGACATCACGCACGTGGGCTCGCGCGCCGTCGAGTTCATCGGCGACCATCGGCTGCTCTACGAAGTGGCCCTCTGGAGTCGGCTTTCCATGCGCCTGCTGCGGCCCTTCGCCGCCTTTTATGCCGCCGATGAAAAGGCCCTGTACCGCGAAGTGAGCCGCATCGACTGGCAGGATTTCATCGGCCCGGGCCAGACGTTCGCCATCACGCCCGTGGTAAACCGCTCCACGTTCGAGCACTCGCTCTTCGTGGCCCAGCTCACCAAAGACGCCATCGTGGACCAGTTCCGCAAGCGTACCGGCGAGCGGCCCAGCATCGACACCCGCAACCCCGATATCCGCCTGCACCTGCGCATGACGGAGAACGAGGTCATCCTCAGCCTCGACGCGGCCGGCGACTCGCTACACCGCCGCGGCTACCGCCAGGGCACCAACGAGGCCCCGCTGAACGAAGTGCTGGCCGCCGGCTTGGTTTTGCTCTCGGGCTGGGATGGCAAAAAGCCCCTCATCGACCCCCTGTGCGGCTCGGCCACCATCCTCACCGAGGCGGGCCTGATGTGCCAGCGCATCGCGCCGGGCCTGTTTCACCAAGGCAAGTTCGGCTTCGAAAACTGGTACGACTTCGACCCCAAACTGTGGGAGCAGGTGCGCGAAGAGGCCAAAGCCCAGCGCCTCGAAGAGCCGCAGGCTTACCTGGCCGGCTCCGACCTTGACCCCAAAGTCATCGAGATGGCCGCCGCCAACATCACGGCCGCCGGCCTCGAAGACTGCGTGCGCCTCTCGGTGCGCGACGTGAAGGACGCGCAAGCCCCGGCCAAGGAGGAGCCCGGCATTGTGCTCACCAACCCGCCGTATGGCGAGCGGATAGGGGAGGAGGCGCAGATGGCGGCGCTCTACAAGACCATCGGCGACACGCTGAAAACGAATTTTCAGGGCTACAACGCCTTTGTGTTTACCGGCAATCTGGAAGCGGCGAAGAGCGTGGGGCTGAAGCCCGCGCGGCGCATCCCGCTGTTTAACGGGCCCATTGACTGCCGGCTGCTGAAGTACGAATTGTACCGGGGCTCACGGCGGGAACCGAAGCCGGCCGAGGGTCCGGCTCAAAACTAA
- a CDS encoding RNA 2'-phosphotransferase: MHSKQTTRLSKFLSLHLRHRPEAIGLKLQAGGWVSVDELLAACAAKGVPISRDELQEIVARNDKQRFAFDEAGTRIRAQQGHSVAVDLQLRPATPPAVLYHGTAPAALPAIRRDGLQKMSRHHVHLSPDVETARRVGARRGQPHILTVDAAAMHAAGAVFYESGNGVWLVDAVPPQYLGGL; encoded by the coding sequence ATGCACTCCAAGCAAACTACCCGCCTGAGCAAATTCCTGAGCCTGCACCTGCGCCACCGGCCCGAAGCCATTGGCCTGAAGCTACAGGCGGGCGGCTGGGTGAGTGTGGATGAGCTGCTGGCTGCCTGCGCGGCCAAGGGCGTGCCCATCAGCCGGGACGAGTTGCAGGAAATAGTGGCCCGTAACGATAAGCAGCGCTTTGCCTTCGACGAGGCTGGTACCCGCATTCGCGCCCAGCAGGGCCACAGCGTGGCCGTCGACTTGCAGTTGCGGCCTGCCACGCCGCCCGCGGTGCTCTACCACGGCACGGCACCGGCCGCGCTGCCCGCCATCCGGCGCGACGGCTTGCAGAAAATGAGCCGCCACCACGTGCATCTTTCGCCCGACGTGGAAACCGCCCGCCGCGTGGGCGCCCGCCGGGGCCAGCCCCACATTCTGACCGTGGATGCTGCCGCCATGCACGCGGCCGGCGCGGTTTTCTATGAGTCTGGCAACGGCGTGTGGCTGGTCGATGCCGTGCCGCCGCAGTATCTGGGCGGGCTGTAG
- a CDS encoding sugar MFS transporter: protein MALAPSSPSLTAAAPARSYAGPMVLMTTLFFLFGAVTNFNDVLMPYLKDVCQLTDLQSSAVQSAFFGAYFLMSLPAGWVLKQLGYQRGIVVGLLVMAVGALLFIPAADSRAFGLFLTALATLGAGITLLQVAANPYVSILGPARGAAARVSVVGVANNFGGSLSPLVGGLVLFGGSVALKARLAALPLSERLAEESQLVKGPYIGLAVFLVLLAAMFFFLVKLPDIEGIPEEAAEEARPMAPGRTSALAFPHLVLGVVAIFVYVGVEVGLGSFLIRYGESQGIQQLSAFTQSLVRGLNVATNYVGVLFGQDPAPIDTAAGFTKAVGAVLVSSYWFGSLIGRVVGIPLLLKFHNRALLVAVCAAGVALVGASILSTGETALWLIVLCGLMNSIMWPVIFPLAITGLGPFTKQGSSYLIMAIVGGALIPPLMGWLATHGGGLRVAFVVPALCYLYLLFYAMSGYRVR from the coding sequence ATGGCCCTCGCTCCTTCCTCTCCTTCCCTTACCGCTGCTGCCCCTGCCCGCTCCTACGCCGGCCCCATGGTGCTGATGACCACGCTGTTCTTCCTGTTCGGCGCCGTCACCAACTTCAACGACGTGCTGATGCCGTATTTGAAAGACGTGTGCCAGCTCACCGATTTGCAGTCCTCGGCCGTGCAGTCGGCCTTTTTTGGGGCTTATTTTCTGATGTCGCTGCCCGCGGGCTGGGTACTCAAGCAACTGGGCTACCAGCGCGGCATCGTGGTGGGCCTGCTGGTGATGGCCGTGGGCGCACTGCTCTTCATTCCGGCAGCCGATTCCCGGGCTTTTGGGCTGTTTCTAACGGCGCTGGCCACGCTGGGCGCGGGCATCACGCTGCTGCAAGTGGCGGCCAATCCGTACGTAAGCATCTTGGGGCCGGCACGCGGCGCGGCGGCGCGGGTGAGCGTAGTGGGCGTGGCCAACAATTTCGGCGGAAGCCTCTCCCCGCTGGTGGGCGGCTTGGTGCTCTTCGGCGGCTCGGTGGCCCTGAAAGCGCGGCTGGCCGCCCTCCCACTCAGCGAACGCCTGGCCGAAGAATCGCAACTGGTGAAAGGCCCCTACATCGGCCTGGCAGTGTTTCTGGTACTGCTGGCGGCCATGTTTTTCTTTCTTGTAAAGCTGCCCGACATCGAAGGCATTCCGGAAGAAGCTGCTGAGGAAGCCCGGCCCATGGCACCGGGGCGCACGTCGGCGCTGGCGTTTCCGCACTTGGTGCTGGGCGTAGTGGCCATTTTTGTGTACGTGGGCGTCGAAGTGGGCCTGGGCTCCTTCCTCATTCGCTACGGCGAGTCACAGGGCATTCAGCAGCTCTCAGCCTTCACCCAAAGCCTGGTGCGCGGCCTCAACGTAGCCACCAACTACGTAGGCGTCCTCTTCGGCCAGGACCCGGCTCCCATCGACACGGCCGCCGGCTTCACCAAAGCCGTGGGCGCGGTGCTGGTGTCCTCCTACTGGTTTGGCTCGCTGATTGGGCGCGTGGTGGGCATTCCGCTGCTGCTCAAATTCCACAACCGCGCCCTGCTGGTGGCCGTGTGCGCGGCCGGCGTGGCGCTGGTGGGCGCGAGCATCCTGAGCACCGGCGAAACGGCCCTGTGGCTCATCGTGCTCTGCGGCCTGATGAACTCCATCATGTGGCCCGTCATTTTCCCGCTGGCCATCACCGGCCTGGGGCCCTTCACCAAGCAGGGCTCTTCCTATCTGATTATGGCCATTGTGGGCGGGGCGCTCATTCCGCCGCTCATGGGCTGGCTGGCCACGCATGGCGGCGGGCTGCGGGTGGCGTTTGTGGTGCCGGCGCTGTGCTACCTGTACCTGCTGTTTTATGCCATGAGCGGGTACCGGGTGAGGTAA
- a CDS encoding fibronectin type III domain-containing protein, whose product MTKLLTFVSLFAGLTATAQAAPGPAAPPVLTVKAARALGAGSTVTVRAVVINGAEMGNIRYIQDAEAGLALYAQPAKLPGYGELHAGDSIQVTGQLKLYNGLLEMDPITSFHKLAGGVRVRALQVPLAQATSAFVEANEGRLLEITGVPRLLTPTGTPVTALAGNANYLLNGQPGTLVRVGAASTGPGGLVDATPPTETFDLRGVLSQYSPSGTGGYQLLPRLASDLVLGGGLPRLTEEPVPVDVSPTGFTVVYSTLNAGDTRVRYGLNAQELKEIRTDATLTTRHSLTLSDLIPGTTYYVEVSSRNAAGTETAAPVPFITSSGKRSRPGTKN is encoded by the coding sequence ATGACCAAGCTGCTCACTTTCGTTTCGCTTTTTGCCGGCCTGACGGCCACCGCACAGGCCGCCCCCGGCCCCGCCGCTCCTCCCGTTCTCACCGTGAAAGCCGCCCGCGCCCTCGGGGCCGGCAGCACCGTCACGGTGCGCGCCGTGGTGATTAACGGCGCCGAGATGGGCAACATTCGCTACATCCAGGACGCCGAGGCGGGCCTGGCCCTGTATGCCCAGCCGGCCAAACTGCCGGGCTACGGCGAGCTGCACGCCGGCGACAGCATTCAGGTGACGGGCCAGCTCAAGCTCTACAACGGCCTGCTGGAAATGGACCCCATAACCTCGTTTCACAAGCTGGCCGGCGGCGTGCGGGTGCGCGCCTTGCAGGTGCCCCTGGCCCAGGCCACCAGCGCGTTTGTGGAAGCCAACGAAGGCCGCCTGCTCGAAATAACGGGCGTACCGCGCCTGCTCACGCCCACGGGCACCCCCGTCACGGCCCTGGCCGGCAACGCCAACTACCTCCTCAACGGGCAGCCGGGCACGCTGGTGCGGGTGGGCGCGGCCAGCACCGGCCCGGGCGGCCTTGTCGACGCCACGCCCCCCACCGAAACGTTTGACCTGCGCGGCGTGCTGAGCCAGTACTCGCCCAGCGGCACGGGCGGCTACCAGCTGCTGCCGCGCCTGGCCTCCGACCTGGTGCTGGGCGGCGGCCTGCCCCGCCTCACCGAAGAGCCCGTGCCGGTGGACGTGAGCCCGACGGGCTTTACGGTGGTGTACTCGACGCTGAACGCCGGCGACACCCGCGTGCGCTACGGCCTCAACGCCCAGGAGTTGAAGGAAATCCGGACCGATGCCACCCTCACCACCCGCCACAGCCTCACGCTGAGCGACCTGATTCCGGGCACCACTTACTACGTGGAGGTGAGTTCGCGCAACGCCGCCGGCACCGAAACGGCCGCGCCCGTGCCGTTCATCACCAGCAGCGGCAAACGGAGCCGGCCGGGCACCAAAAATTAA